The Mycolicibacterium lutetiense DNA segment CGCACTGGCCCTCGGCGCCGCTCTCACCGCATGGGCTGAGCTCATATTGCTGCGTTCCTGGTGGTACAGCGGTGGATGGATTCCCGCGGTGGTGTCGTGGGTGCTGACCGTCGCGCTCGTCGCTGGAGCCTGGGCAGCCGCTAACGCCAACCAACCGCAACGGCGCGCCGCCGCTGATGGGTTCGCTTGGACGGCCATCATCCCGTTGGCCGCAGCGGTGGCCACGTCGATACCGGGTCATCCCACGACATGGCACGCTCTGGCCGCGGTACTGGCCGCCGCCGGCGCGGCAGTGCTCCTGGCCATCTGGACCGATCGACATCTGAGCGCGGTCGCGGCGATCGTCGTCGCGGGACTGGCCGCCGCAGCGGTCTTGGCCGTAGAAGGATCAGGATGGCAGGTGCGACCTGAACGGCTCGCGATGGTGATGTTGATCGTGGTGCTCATCATCGTCACCTACACCTCCAACACCATGGTGATCACCTCCGGGGTTCCCGGGCCATGGTTCCCATCGCTGACCGGGCGGGGAGTCTTCGAACGACGCCCCAATTCGCCGCGCGACTCGGTCTCGCCCGTGTACCCGGCCGGAACCGAGAAACCTGAGCAGATCGCCGGATGGGCACGACGGGGCAACGCCGTCGCCACTGGAGCGATGCTGGGCTGCGCGGCGGTGCTCGTGGTGGCCGCCCGCTATGCGGTCATCCCCGGCCAGAAGTACGCAGCGTGGTACTTGGTGGTGGCGCTATCGATCGCGCTCATCGTGCTGTTGCGAGCACGTTCGTTCGCCGACCGCTGGCAATCGATCATCCTCACGGTCGCTCCCGTCGTGGCAGTAGCGGTGATCATCGGACGCTACGCGGCCTCCACCACACCACCGGACCTGACGACATCGCTGGTGTGCGTTGCCGTCATCGTGGGTATCGCGGTGCTCGGGCTCGTGGTCGGCCTGGTCGTGGTGACCGCGAAAGTCAACGCGCCGATTCGACGCATTGTCGAATTCGTCGAGTACGCCTTGTTGCTTCCGCTCCTGCCGCTGGCGGTGTGGCTGCTGGGCCTGGCCTCGATGATGCGCAACATGCTCGGTGACGTGTGATGAACAGCAGGATTCGACGCGGATGCCGCGTCGGGCTCGCCGCAGGGCTGATCACGACCGTCGTGGCTGTCTGCGACACCGGGGCCGCCTGGGCAGTGGAGCCGCCCGTCGTGCCGCCGGGCCCCGCACCCGCCGACCCTGAGCCCGGCCCGGCCGAGCCAATGAAACAGGTCGCCGGATGCGTGCAGACCGCCGAACTTCCCGGCAGCGACTTCCGTGAACTGCCCCCTCCGCTTCAGATGCTCGACATGCCCGCGGCGTGGAAGGAATCCACCGGCGCGGGTGTGGTGGTCGGGATCATTGACACTGGGGTGGCACCGCAGCCGCGCTTACCGCACCTGGTCGCCGGGGGCGACTACGTGATGGGTCGCTACGGTGACGGCTTGTCGGACTGCGACGCTCATGGCACCCTCATTGCTTCCTTGATCGGGGCTGCGCCTTCCGGCGCCCCGCTGCCTGTGCGTCCCGTCGATGCTGCCCCGCCCCCACCGCTTGAAGGTGCGCCGCAACCAGTTCCGATACCGCCACCGCCCCCACCACCGACAGTGACCGTAACCGCGACGGTCACCCAACCACCGCCACCGCCGCCGCCCCCTCCGCCTCCAGGGGATGCGCCGCCGCCGGAGGCAGCTCCGGCGTGGGGTCCGGCACCGGCGGTGCCCGCGCCCGCGTCGCCGCCACCAGGTGGCGGGCCCGATGGCGTCATCGGGATCGCCCCGGATGCCACGCTGATCAGCATTCGTCAGACCGCGCAAACCTTCGGATTCGCCGAACCCAAGTTCGGAGAAAACACCCAAGATGTGCGCCGTGTCGGCGATATCCATGGGATGGCTCAGGCAGTGGTGCATATGGCCAACCTGGGTGCGAAAGTCATCAATATTTCTGTGGTGGCCTGCATTTCGGCAGCCAAGCCCGCAGACCTGACCGAACTGGGTGCCGCACTGCGATACGCGGCCGTGGACCGCGACGTCGTCATCGTCACGGCCGCGGGCAACGCGGGCACCGAGCAGTGCAAGGACCAAAATCCCGAACCTTCGCCCAACACGCCAGGCGATCCGCTGGGATGGAATACGGTCCGAACGATCGCCGCTCCAGCGATCTTCGATCAGTTCGTGCTCACCGTCGCAGCCACTGACAGTTCCGGCACCCCCCTGACCGGCGAAGCGGCCTCGCTGCACGGCCCGTGGGTGGGTCTGGCAGCACCAGGGACCGACACGGTGGGGTTGTCCCCCGACGGGAAAGTCGTCAACGCCTCCATCGACGGCGACAAGCTCAAGCCGATCGTGGGCAGCTCGTTCGCCGCGGCCTACACCACCGGCGTCGCTGCTCTAGTCCGCGCGAAATTCAAGGATCTTTCGGCGCACCAAGTGATTCGGCGTCTGCAGGCGACCGCCACACCTCCGGCTGGAGGCCGCGACACGGTCGTGGGATACGGCGTGCTCGATCCGGTGGCCGCCTTGACATGGGATGTGCCCCCGGGGGATTGGCTCGCGCCAGGGGTCGACATGCCCCTGCGACACAAGCCTGCACCCCCGGCCCCTGATCCCCGGCCACGATGGGGCGCAGCAGCAGTCGCCGGCATCGCCGCAATGGTGATCGGCGCCGCGGCCTGGGGAATGACTGTGATGAGACGACGTCGCCGCGCTGAAACTTCGGCGGGCGCATGGGAGGACCGATGGCTCTGAATCCGTACGTCGGCAAGCTTATTGCCGCCGAAATCGCCGCACTGCCCATCGCGGCCGCCGCGTACGCCGCCGGCGCCCCAGCGATATGGGCAGTCGCGGTCGGCGCTGCGCTCGCGGTGTGCCTGTTCGTAGTTCCCATTCGGGATATGACCCTGTGGCAGTGGGCAATCCAGTTTGCGCACTGGGTTCGTCGCCGTCGCTACCACCTGCACGAGGTGATGCAACCTCCCTCGGACAACAAGCGCGAAGAGGCACCAACCCCCGATCCCGGATCGCCGAGCGACGACGAGCAGACCGACACTGCTGCCGTCGATCGCGTTCGCAAGGATCGCTTCACCGACGTCGCGATCAACGACACCACGCACGTGGGGGTGCTCGTCGAGGACCACACCGTCGTCACGATGGTGGCGCTGTGGGGCCGGCCGTACCTGCCCACCCTGCTGACTGCCAATCGGGCTGAGACCCCCAACGCGGTGCCGTTGACCGTCATCGCCGGTGAGATGAAACGGGCGAGTCTGGGGGTCGATGTTGATGTGGTCGCCGAAGGTACGCGCAGCTATACCGCCGACCCCTACGGCGCGGCGTTCACCGCGTTCATCGGCCGCCGACCCGTCGTCGGGCAACGCAGCGCCACCCTGGTGGTTCGCCTCGACACCCACGCCGCCGACACCACCTCCGGTCTCATGTGGCGCCCGAACAGCGTGACCGCTGTCATCGCCGCGACACAGCGCATTGTCAAAGCGTTGCGCCAAGCCGGATGCCGCGCCGAAATTCTCACCGCCGCCCAGATGCGCAATACCACCGCGGCCACCGTAGGGGGAGCGGAACGCCTCGACGCGACCTACCACGATTGCTGGGCCACACTGCATCAACCAGGGCATGGATACACCACCAGCTACTACCTGCCCGCCGATCACCTGACACCGCGAGCCTTGGAAGACCTCTGGTCGATTGACGCCGACCACACCACGGTGGTGGTCGCGCTGCGCCGCTACGACGAGGGTGTACGTGTTGGCGCCCTCGTGCGGTTGGTGACGAGTCGACCACTTCGCACCACCCCGGCTACGACTTTGCGCCGGTGCACTGGCCGACAGTGGGAAGTGTTGGTGCGCACCATCCCTGGTGCGGCGCGACTGACCACCTTGTTGCCGACAATCGAGCTCACCGACGCACTCGACGAGTGTGTCGCGGTCGGCCCGTCAGGCATTCTGATCGGCGCGACGCGCGACGACCGCACGGCACGACAGGCCGGATCGGTGCTCATTCCGTTCTTCGACCCGGCCGGACCAACCCGCATCGCGGCCAACGTCGACGATGCCACCGTTCGACAGCTGATCCGGCGTGCCTCGGCAGCCGGCGAGCTCGTCGCGGTCTACGACGCCGTGGGCCGGTGGTCGATGACCGGTGCCTCCTCGAGGATTTGGACGACCCGAGATCACACCGAGCAGCCACCCAGGCCACCGACCATGGTCTTTCACCACATCAGCAGCAGCAATCCTTGCCCAGGAGCACGCAGCGCGGTCGCAGTCGGCCCGCCGCGCCCCGGCTACAGCCCCGATATCTGGATCGATCAGTACGGCGCAAAATCTCTGCAACTCAACACCGCCAAATTCGACGTCCCGCTGGAACCGATCACCATCCGCGGCGAAGACGCCGCCACGGCGCCGGCTCGGCCACCGCAGCCCGCCCTTGTCGGCAGCCAGCAGTAGTGTCGCGTCAAATCTCATGGGGGGATGGGTGATCGAATGGCGAAGAAAGCTCAGAAGCGGAGATGGAAGCGGACGTTCTACCACGGCGGCGTGCCTGGGGGACGGCCCGGAGATCTGATCTATCCGGCCGCTGAGCTCGGATTGGACTACACCGCAGCGTATTTGTGCACTCCCGGCCTGCCCCTGCAGATGCCGAAGTACGAGCCCGATCGGGTGCACTTCACCACTCATCTCGGGGTAGCGCGAGGTTATGCCGCACAGTACGTCGCCCCGGGCGTAGGTCCGGTGCCCGGCGATGTCTATCGCGTGGTTGTTGACGGTCCGATCGAGCCCGATCCCGACTTCAGTGATCAGAAAGTCGTCAACGTCTACGGCACCAGCCGCAAACCGGTCACGATCAGTGCCGTCGTGGAACGAAACGTCGTGCTCGACCGACGCCAAATCAACGAAGCCGGGTGGCCATATCGCTGCTTTTTCGGCGAATGGGAACCCGTTCACACCAAAGACGGCACCGTCTTGGCTTCGCACGAGATGCGCGACCTCGGCGCCACCGACAACTACCTCCAATTGCTACCACCGTGGATGGACGCACGTGAATTCGGCAACAGCGGGCGCCTTTGGAGTCCGGGCCGGGAAGGAGTTGTGTGGGCAAGTCCTGACGAAGTGCTGGAAGTCCTTTCACACCTGAAGTTGGATACGGGCCCGCACATCATGACGGGCGACAACGTCCACGCTCGCTTCGATCCTGTATGTGAAAAGCCGATTCTGTTCGGCTACTACCAATGCCGAGAATGTGGAGCTACATTCGGCGATCCAACGATCAGTCTCGACGAGCAGGACCCGGCGATCCATGCGGCCGCCATCCACCAAGCCGGTGACGAGGTGGTCACCATTGCACAGTTCAACGGCGGCGACCTCAACGAGTACTTGTACGCCCTGGCCCGGCGGTCACCGGAACGCTGGGCATCGTGGAGACCTCAGGGACAGCGCTGAGACATCGCTACGACTGTGGATGCGTTTGATGGCCAGGCTGCCGTTGAACCGCTCCACTTTCCGGGTGGGACGTGTCGCGCCTTGTCCGACGCCGGAACTGGATCCCCGCGATCGCCACGGATGCCAGTACGTGAACTCGGAGCGCAGTCGCCGCGCCGACTTCGGCGCCATCAACAGTTTGGCAGGTTGATCCGACGCGGAAGCCCGTACGTTGGCGTGTAGATCGCGGTCGACCCGATCCAGTGCGTCAGGGTTGCGGTTTTGTCATCGCGGGCGGCGAGGATGGCTTCGTCGGGGGCTGTGGTGAGGCCGATGCCGCTGCCAAGGTGTTGGGCGACGGCGTGGCTTGCCATCTTTGTCCAGGCGTTAGCGGCGTAGTAGTGCAGGGCGCCGGTGCGGAATCCTTTGGTGATGGCAACGGGGATTTCGGGGGCAAGCTGGGCGTCGTAGGTGATGACGATGTTGTCGCTGAGGTTCCATTCGTCGACGTCGACAAGGGCGGGGCCGGTGTGCGGAATGTGTGTGGCGGGCCGTTGTTGGCCGTCGATGCGCCAGGTGCTGTCGCGGACGCGAGCGGCGAGCAGGCCCGCGAAGAGCGCGCAGACTGTCCGGTCTGGTGATGCTAAGGCTGGACTGGCTTGGCTGGCCTTGTAGAACGTGGTGTTCCAGTAGTCCAGGAAACTGGTGTATCCCTGTGCGCCTTGGGGACCAAGGTCGGTGATGGTCTGCATCCCGCCGCCATACGCGGCGATGCCCAGAAGTGTGTAAGCGATGGACTCGACTTTTCCTGGCTGTGCGTCGTATTGGGCTGCTGCGATGAGTCCGGCGGCGAGAGTTCGGGCTCCTGAGGTCCCGGTGAGGGAATTGACCGGGTCGACGGTGATCAGGTCACCGAACCGGTTGTAGTCCTGGTCTGCCCCAACCTGGTAGGTGACGGTTTTCCGAGTGGGAATGGTCTCAGACCTGGTGAGTTCTTTGTGGATCTGCCGCAGGTAGTGGGTGTCGCCATCGGCGGTGGTGATGTTGTCGACAGTCGTGTCGAGGAAGGTGATGCCGGCCCGGCTGTTGGCGAGCGTGGTGAGCGCGAGGGGATGGCCGTTGGTGAGCAGTGTCTGCTCGGGTTCGAGGTCGACGGGCTGGCCGAGGTCGGGGCCAGGTTCGGCGATGAAGCCGAGCGTGGCGACACGTGGCGGTTCGCCGGTGGTGTTGACGGCTTCGGTGTACCGGTCGCCGTACGTGGCCGTCTGTGGCTCCTCGGTGAGGCCCGCTTGGATGTGCTGGTGCAGGCGCTCGGTCATGCCGACGGGCCAGCGGTAGGCGCGGTCGTATTCGCGTGCGTAGCGGCTGATGTCGGTGTTGTCGCCGGCTTCGATGGCGGCTTGGGCTTGGCGGTACGGACCTCCTAGGTCGGCGACCTGGCTCTGGCTGAGCTCGCGCTGCAGTCGGTGTTGTTGAAGGTATGCGCCGATGTGGGCGGTGCGGGTTATATCCATGCATGGACAATAACAGCATTTAACATAGGTCTAGTTATGTCCTGTTATCGTGTCGGATTCGTGGGATGCGGCTGTGGCTGAAACTGCCCGACAACGCCGCACGTGGCGTGGACTGCCACATGCGGCTGATTCATGGGCCAGTGATGCGTCAGTCCGCTAGATCGGCGGCCAAGATCCGCCGCACCGTGCTCGGGTGCATCTCGGTTTGTGCGGCGATGTCGGCGACCTCTTCGCCGCGGTCGGCGAGTGCGAGAACGCGTTGCACTTCGCCGGTGTTTTTGCGAAGTCGGCGACGGGCATTAAGAACTTTGGTAGCGCGTAGTGCGTGTTCGGCATCAGGTGTGCAGTTGTCGAGTTCCGCCTCGTCTGAGTCTTCGGTGTCGAGCTCGGCGCCTTCGGGTTCGGGGTCTTTGGCCCGTGGGGTCAGGACGACCAGCGCAATGGTGGATTGGGCGATGGTGACATCGACGATCGCTGGCCACAAGAAGGCCAGTCCGATGGTGATTCCTGAGCGTATTGCGAGGTCGCGCAGGGATTCGAAGGACAGAACGAAGGCACCGACAGCTATCACGGCTGTCATGGCGAGAGCCACCCATGCGATGAAGTTGAACGTACGCAGGTTGCGGACGAGGATGGCTAGGCCCTCGATGGAAAGCATGAGGATCACCGGTGGGGCGACGGCAACCGCGACTGCCAGTTGACGAGGTACGTCGATGGTCTCTGAAACCCATGCGTGAGCACCGTTTCCGGCGATGGAGGTGGCGGTCGCGAGGGCGAGGACAATCCGGAAATAGAGTCGGGCGCGTCTACGTTCAGCCTCGGCGACGGAGCTGAATATCGCCTCGATGGCTGCGGATGCCAAAGCCATGAGGCGGGCGCTAAAGGTGAGAGTCGGCAGCGGGGCTGTGAGTACGAGTGCGTTGTCCATGGCAGCCTCAGGGGTAGGGCGTGTAGTCGTATTCGGGGTAGGCCGGAGGGCTGTTGTGGAGCATGTCGAGAGGCAGGTGCAGCATCGCTGCGGCGATTTGCCAGATGTACCAAAGGATTCCGAGGACGACGGGTGCGCTAGCGATCAGCAATGGAGTCCAGTGCAGGGTGGGAACTCCGAAGCGCGGAACCGAAAGGGGCCGGCGCCGGGGAACCTGGGGGGCCGGTGGATCGAGCAGGGTGGGCATGGCCACGTCGCGGCCACCGAGGAAGAGATTCTCATCGACGTCGGTGGCCTCGGGGGTCAGCGGCCACCAGTGGCTGGAGCCTTCAACTGCCAACCATCCTTCGAGGATGCCGTAGATCGCGGCGGCGAGAAACACTGCGGGTAGTTGCGCCAGGAGCCAGGGCACGAGGACAACCGAGGTGAAGCTGGCCGCAGGGTCGTAAACCACAGGAAGTGGCAGGCCGCAGATGGCGGCGGTACCGAAAAGCGCGGGGATCGGGTAGCCCATAAGCCGGTCGGGGATGAGTGTGGTGATCTTGCCGTAGAGCAGCCGTCCAAGGGGCCACGCGAGAGGAGCAGCGAGCGCGCAGACCACCACCAGGGCGGTCTCGAATCCTCCGGTCGGTGTGGACATCTGACGGAACACCAGGGGCGCGGTGACGTCGTCGTCGTGCGGATCTGGTCGTGCTCCTGTGCGGGCGCGGTCGCGTGCTCGGATGGCCTTGCCTAGGCGTTCGGCGCGACGTTTTTGGATGAGCAGGATGCCGGCGTGTCCGGCGATCCAGGCGCGGCGTTGTTCGGCGAAAGTGTCGATGGCGGTGGGCATCTAACTCACCTGTGGCTGGTCGGCGCGGTCGCCGAGCAGGCCTTGCAGCAGCGCTTCGGATTCTCTGATGAGATCGCGGGCTTCGCGCAGGATGTCCAGCGAGGCGCCGATGACAGTGACGGCATGGTCGTCGGTGCCGGTGAGGGCCATCCGGGTCTCAGGGAGGCCTCCGTCGAGGACTCGTGCGGCTGACCCGGGTGCCCACCCGAGGGCGCTGTCGATGCGGGTCAGCGTTGAGTCCCGGAGTCGGCGTCCGGTGCCGTTGATGGCTTTGTGGAGGGTTGACCGATCGGGGCCGCCCCTGCTGGCCAGTTCGCTGGAACTGATGCGCAACTGTGCGGTGCGTCTGCGGACGAAGTGGTCGAGTCGCGCTGGTCCGCTGTCGGCCACCGAGTCGTGGCTGTTGTTGATGTCTTCCACACCAGAAATCAACCATATTCAACCAAAGTCGTCTATGGCCGTCGACAAAATGGCTTGAAGCTGACTATTGTGACGACCAAAGCTGACCATCAGGGAGAAGGGGTTGACCATGAAGTTGCTGCTGACGGTGCTCGCGATGGGTTGCGCGCTGGCGGGCCTTGTCGTGGTTGCGGTCCTCGACCTGATCATCAGCTATTGGCCGCTGGTGTGTGTGCTGGTTGCGGTGTGGCTGGGTGCTCGGTGGTTGCTGCGCCACCGGGGCGAGGCTGATCGCGATCATGCCGGCCACCTGTGCAACTCGATGGCGCCGCAGGCGTCGATCGTGCACCCGGTCGGCAACGACATGCCGTTGTCGGCGGCCGCGGGGGAGCTGTACCTGGTTCGTGGTGATGAGAGAGGATTACGTCCTCCGCCCACTTGGCCTGTCCGCCAGCCAGTTTCGGGTGTGCTTTCCCTCGGGGGCGAGGTCCGTCGATGACCGAACCGAATCGTGAACCGGCCGAATGGATTACCCGGTTGAAGCGTCAGTACGGCTCCGGTGACGATGTCCGAGCCTCTGCGGTCAGGGGCGCCGACGGCACCGACGAGGCGGATCGTTTCGGCCGCGCTGGTTTTGATGACCCGGATATGCCCGATGAACCCGACGACGAGGCGGATTCGGATCTCGATAGCGAGCCCGCAGACGATGACGACATTTATGTCGACGAGCTCGACGAGGACGAGGGTCCACTGGATGCCGTTGCCAGCGACGAGGCGCTAGGAGGGGCTGAACTGCCCTCGGCGCCGGTTGATCTCGACACGTCCGCTTACGTCACCGGAATCGGCAGCCCTGACACCGAGGAG contains these protein-coding regions:
- the eccD gene encoding type VII secretion integral membrane protein EccD; translated protein: CLWLLPSEVTERFEPVIEDVSTAVAQEAERQLTRTDEHTPRQVALALGAALTAWAELILLRSWWYSGGWIPAVVSWVLTVALVAGAWAAANANQPQRRAAADGFAWTAIIPLAAAVATSIPGHPTTWHALAAVLAAAGAAVLLAIWTDRHLSAVAAIVVAGLAAAAVLAVEGSGWQVRPERLAMVMLIVVLIIVTYTSNTMVITSGVPGPWFPSLTGRGVFERRPNSPRDSVSPVYPAGTEKPEQIAGWARRGNAVATGAMLGCAAVLVVAARYAVIPGQKYAAWYLVVALSIALIVLLRARSFADRWQSIILTVAPVVAVAVIIGRYAASTTPPDLTTSLVCVAVIVGIAVLGLVVGLVVVTAKVNAPIRRIVEFVEYALLLPLLPLAVWLLGLASMMRNMLGDV
- a CDS encoding S8 family serine peptidase, translated to MNSRIRRGCRVGLAAGLITTVVAVCDTGAAWAVEPPVVPPGPAPADPEPGPAEPMKQVAGCVQTAELPGSDFRELPPPLQMLDMPAAWKESTGAGVVVGIIDTGVAPQPRLPHLVAGGDYVMGRYGDGLSDCDAHGTLIASLIGAAPSGAPLPVRPVDAAPPPPLEGAPQPVPIPPPPPPPTVTVTATVTQPPPPPPPPPPPGDAPPPEAAPAWGPAPAVPAPASPPPGGGPDGVIGIAPDATLISIRQTAQTFGFAEPKFGENTQDVRRVGDIHGMAQAVVHMANLGAKVINISVVACISAAKPADLTELGAALRYAAVDRDVVIVTAAGNAGTEQCKDQNPEPSPNTPGDPLGWNTVRTIAAPAIFDQFVLTVAATDSSGTPLTGEAASLHGPWVGLAAPGTDTVGLSPDGKVVNASIDGDKLKPIVGSSFAAAYTTGVAALVRAKFKDLSAHQVIRRLQATATPPAGGRDTVVGYGVLDPVAALTWDVPPGDWLAPGVDMPLRHKPAPPAPDPRPRWGAAAVAGIAAMVIGAAAWGMTVMRRRRRAETSAGAWEDRWL
- the eccE gene encoding type VII secretion protein EccE, which translates into the protein MALNPYVGKLIAAEIAALPIAAAAYAAGAPAIWAVAVGAALAVCLFVVPIRDMTLWQWAIQFAHWVRRRRYHLHEVMQPPSDNKREEAPTPDPGSPSDDEQTDTAAVDRVRKDRFTDVAINDTTHVGVLVEDHTVVTMVALWGRPYLPTLLTANRAETPNAVPLTVIAGEMKRASLGVDVDVVAEGTRSYTADPYGAAFTAFIGRRPVVGQRSATLVVRLDTHAADTTSGLMWRPNSVTAVIAATQRIVKALRQAGCRAEILTAAQMRNTTAATVGGAERLDATYHDCWATLHQPGHGYTTSYYLPADHLTPRALEDLWSIDADHTTVVVALRRYDEGVRVGALVRLVTSRPLRTTPATTLRRCTGRQWEVLVRTIPGAARLTTLLPTIELTDALDECVAVGPSGILIGATRDDRTARQAGSVLIPFFDPAGPTRIAANVDDATVRQLIRRASAAGELVAVYDAVGRWSMTGASSRIWTTRDHTEQPPRPPTMVFHHISSSNPCPGARSAVAVGPPRPGYSPDIWIDQYGAKSLQLNTAKFDVPLEPITIRGEDAATAPARPPQPALVGSQQ
- a CDS encoding helix-turn-helix domain-containing protein, giving the protein MDITRTAHIGAYLQQHRLQRELSQSQVADLGGPYRQAQAAIEAGDNTDISRYAREYDRAYRWPVGMTERLHQHIQAGLTEEPQTATYGDRYTEAVNTTGEPPRVATLGFIAEPGPDLGQPVDLEPEQTLLTNGHPLALTTLANSRAGITFLDTTVDNITTADGDTHYLRQIHKELTRSETIPTRKTVTYQVGADQDYNRFGDLITVDPVNSLTGTSGARTLAAGLIAAAQYDAQPGKVESIAYTLLGIAAYGGGMQTITDLGPQGAQGYTSFLDYWNTTFYKASQASPALASPDRTVCALFAGLLAARVRDSTWRIDGQQRPATHIPHTGPALVDVDEWNLSDNIVITYDAQLAPEIPVAITKGFRTGALHYYAANAWTKMASHAVAQHLGSGIGLTTAPDEAILAARDDKTATLTHWIGSTAIYTPTYGLPRRINLPNC
- a CDS encoding DUF2637 domain-containing protein; translation: MALASAAIEAIFSSVAEAERRRARLYFRIVLALATATSIAGNGAHAWVSETIDVPRQLAVAVAVAPPVILMLSIEGLAILVRNLRTFNFIAWVALAMTAVIAVGAFVLSFESLRDLAIRSGITIGLAFLWPAIVDVTIAQSTIALVVLTPRAKDPEPEGAELDTEDSDEAELDNCTPDAEHALRATKVLNARRRLRKNTGEVQRVLALADRGEEVADIAAQTEMHPSTVRRILAADLAD
- a CDS encoding XRE family transcriptional regulator, with the protein product MEDINNSHDSVADSGPARLDHFVRRRTAQLRISSSELASRGGPDRSTLHKAINGTGRRLRDSTLTRIDSALGWAPGSAARVLDGGLPETRMALTGTDDHAVTVIGASLDILREARDLIRESEALLQGLLGDRADQPQVS